The window CAGATCAACTTCGGGCATCTGGCTGTGCACCGCACGGCGGAAACGGCGAAAGCGATCATCCGCGCCCATTACGGGTCGGACATCGACTATTCGTACTTCCTCGGTTGCTCGCGGGGCGGCGGGCAGGCTCTTATGGAAGCGCAGCGGTATCCGGGAGATTTCGACGGGATATCGTCCGGCGCCCCGGCCTTCGACTGGACCGGCATTATGGCGGAAAACTTCCAGAATATGCAGAAACTCTATCCCGATCCTACCCGGACCGGGACGCCGCCCCTGTCGCCGGACCACCTCTACTTTCTGGAAAAGGCCGTGCTGGACGAATGCGATGCGCTCGACGGCGTGCGTGACAGGGTTATGGAAGACCCTCGCATGTGCCCGTTCGACATCGCCTCCCTGCCGACATGTACAGGCGATGCGGACGAAGGCGCATCGCTTTGCTTTACCGGGGAGCAACTGGAAGCCTTACGGACCGTATATGCACCGCCCGTCAACGAGGAGGGACCGTTGTACGTGGGCTTCCCCTTTGGCGGAGAAGGAACTCCAGCGGGCTGGATAAACTGGATCACCGGAAAATTCGAGGGTTTGTACCGGGATTCGGGAGAAACCGCGCCGAGCCTGCAATGGGCATTCGCAATGAACTACGCGAAGTACCTTGTCTTCGCAGACCCGGACTGGGATTACGCGGGCTACGATTTCTCATCGTGGGAGCAGGACGCTTCCTACGCCTCGGCGTTCATGGACGCCACGGATCCGGACCTGAGCGACTTTGCCGGCAAAGGACACAAGTTGGTCCTGTGGCACGGTTGGTCCGACGCTGCGCTAAGCGCCCTGGCCAGTATCCGGTACTTCGAGGAAGCGGAGCGCCTCGATCCCGATGTGCGCGATTATTTCCGCCTCTTCATGATGCCCGGCGTCCTTCACTGTGGCGGCGGCCCCGGACCTGCAGAAGTGAACTGGCTGACGGTGCTGACGGACTGGGTGGAAGAGGGCAAGGCGCCCGAACGTATCGTAGCGCTGAAAAGGAATTTCGACCGGGAAGTCGTTCGGAGCCGCCCCCTGTGTCCCTGGCCGCAACGCGCCGTCTACGACGGAGAGGGCGATACCGACGACGCGGACAGCTTTGCGTGTGCGGCGCCATAGGAAACGCCGGAACGGTCCTCGCCCCGGCGTTGCTGAAAAGTGGGCCCGGTAGGGTTCGAACCTACGACCAATGGATTATGAGTCCACTGCTCTAACCACTGAGCTACGGGCCCGGACAAGGATTGCACGGCATCCTACTGCCCGACGACGCATTACGATCCGGCTACGCCCCGAACGCATTGCGCAATAACGCCAGACTCTTCGGAATCGCTACGCCAGGGTCTTCCTTCCCCTCGAATTCCAGCGAGACATACCCCCGAAAACCGGCGTCGCGCATGATCTGCGCGATGCGGTCGTAGTCCAGATCAAGCGTATACCATGTGCCTCCGCCGTAATACGTCTTGGCCTGTACGAGCACGGTGTACGGCGCCAGCATGGCCAGCTTATCGTAAGGATCCTCCAGAAAGTTGCCCGTATCCAGGGTGACCTGAAGCCAGGGCGAGTCAATGGCCTGAACGATGCGGAGCACTCCTTCGGGCGTACGCCCGAGGCCCCAATGATTCTCCAGCCCCAGGACGACCCCTTTCTCCGCAGCGTGATCGATACAGGAACCGATGGCGTCGATTACCCAATCGAAGGCTTCCTCGTCCGTATATCCTTCGAGCGGCGGTTCGATGCCCCGGTTGGCCATCAATGCATTGAATGATTCGCTCGTACCCCAGCGCCCGGTGTTTATGCGCATGGTGGGAATCCCCAATGCGGAAGCTACATCGATCTGGTGCTTTGTCCTGTCCACATTTTCCTGGCGCCTCGCTGCATCCGGCGATACAAATCCCTGATGGGTCGAAAACCCCATCAGGTCCAATCCCAACTCGATGGCCTTGCGCTTGAGCATCTGCAAATGGGCATTCTCCTCGGAACCCATCTGGACGTGGAGGATCTCCACCCCGTCAAAACCCATATCCGCGGCCTGTTCGATACAGGAAGCGATCGGGTAGTCCTCCCTCTCCCCTGCGAAACGCCAGAACGAATAGGTGGATACACCGATCCGGTTACCGGGCCCACGTCCCAACTCCATCATCGGCGCCAGCGCCTTTGCAGGAGCGGCAGCCCCCATTCCAAGAAGTCCTCCTGCGGCCGCCGCGCGGCGGACAAAATCTCTGCGGTGCATGACATTCCCCTGGCTAATTGCTCATAAAGCGAGTCGTTATATATCCCGCATGGGTACGTTTGGATACCCTGCATGTTCGCATGCAACGCGAACCCATCATCACCCGTCACCTCTCGACGAACGCAAATCCGGCCCTGTATGCAAAAAATGGGTTAAAAATCTAATTTTATGGATGCATTCTTGCATCTTTTCCTAAATTAGTTAATAAACTGGTGCGAAACTTACAGCAAAGATCATGGAAGGATCGCTGCCAAAATCCTACCCCCCAACAACGTCATGCACCGAATCGACGACATCGATGTCACCATCCTTGAACTGCTACAGGATAGCGGACGGATGAAACGCAACGCCATCGCGGAAATCGTAGGGCTTTCCGTGCCCTCCGTGAGCGATCGCATGCGCAAACTCGAAGAACGGGGAGTGATCACCGGCTATCACGCCGTGGTCGCCCCGAAGCGATTTCACATGGACATCACCTCCTTCATTCGCGTAATCGTGGACGGATCCACGAATTACGACAATTTCGTGAATGAAGTCCTTGTTTTCCCGGAAGTGCAGGAAGTGCATTCGATTACCGGGGAAGGATCTCACATACTGAAGGTGCGCTCCCGCAACACGACCACCCTCGAACAAATCCTGTCGAAAATCCAGGCATTGCCCGGAGTGCACAGCACCTCGACGAGCATTGTGCTGAGCACCTTCAAGGAAACGAGGAAAATCAAGCCGTTTACCACCGAGTTGACGGAACAATAACCCCATTTGCCCCACGCAAGCGCGAAGTCGCGCTGCGGATACCCGGCGACCATCTGACACCACCCTGTATCACACCCCCTGACGTTACCACCAAACGCTTCACACCATGTCCAAGTTGATTGACGATTATAACGTAAAGGCCGCAACCAAATTCGTGCCTGACATCAAGACTCCGATTCTTCCCATAGATATCGAGAAAATCTTTGGGGAGAATACGTTTGGTCTGGAAGCCATGAAAAGCCGTCTTCCGAAGAAAATCTACGAGCGGCTTCTCGCCACCATCGAAAACAATGAGCCGGTCGATTCGACGGTTGCGGATACCGTAGCGACGGCCATGAAAGAGTGGGCCAAGGAGCGGGGTGGAACGCACTTTACGCACTGGTTCCAACCCTTGACCGGCTCGACGGCCGAAAAGCACGACAGTTTCATCACCCCGAACAAGGGTGGAGGCGCCATTGCAGAGTTCTCCGGGAGTGACCTGATCCAGGGGGAACCGGATGCATCGAGTTTCCCGAGCGGCGGCGTGCGCGCCACCTTCGAGGCCCGAGGCTATACGGCATGGGACCCCACTTCGCCCGCGTTCCTCATCGAGAACAAAAACGGGGCCTATCTGGCAATCCCCACGGCGTTCACTTCCTGGACCGGGGAGGCGCTGGACTACAAGATCCCCCTGCTTCGCTCCGTAGCGGCGCTGGATGGCGCAGCCCGGCGCGTTCTTGAGCTCTTCGGCGTGGAGGGCGTACAGAACGTGTACTCCACCGTCGGTTCCGAGCAGGAATACTTCCTGATCGACGAGGAATATTATTACCGCCGGCCGGACCTCGTGACCACGGGGCGGACGCTCATCGGCGCCAAACCGCCGAAGGGGCACGAGCTGGACGATCATTATTTCGGAGCGATCGAAGACCGGATTCTGTCGTGCATGCTCGAAACGGAACGGGAGTTGTACCGCCTCGGAGTGCCCGTCAAAACACGCCACAACGAAGTGGCCCCGAGCCAGTACGAAATCGCGCCGATTTTCGAAAACTCGAACGTGGGCGCCGATCACCAGCACCTGATCATGCTCATGCTGCAGAAGATAGCCCGCAAGTACGGCCTCGTCTGCCTGCTGCATGAGAAACCGTTCGACGGACTGAACGGATCGGGCAAGCACAACAACTGGTCGATATCCACGAATACAGGCCTGAACCTGCTCGATCCGGGAGACGATCCTTCCCAGAACCTGCGGTTCCTGTTCTTCTGCGCCGCCGTGATCCGCGCGGTGTTCAAACATCAGGACGTGTTGCGAATCGCCGTGGCGACGGCCGGAAACGACCACCGGCTGGGCGCAAACGAAGCGCCTCCGGCCATTTTGAGCGTTTTCCTCGGCGAGGCCCTGTACGGCATCTTCAACCAGATCGCGGAAGGCTCCGCCACGTCGAACAAAGAGGGCGGTTTCCTTGGCCTTGGCAGCCCGGTCCTTCCGCATCTGCCGCGCCACTCGGGCGACCGTAATCGTACGTCTCCGTTCGCTTTCACGGGAAACAAGTTCGAATTCCGCGCGGTCGGCTCCAATCAGACGATCTCGTTTTCGAACACCGTGCTCAACGTAATCATGGCGGACACGCTGGACGAACTGGCCACGAGCCTGGAAGCCAAAATAGGCGACGGGATGGCTTTCGAAGACGCCGTGGCCAGCGTGCTTCAGGAATCCGCGCAGGAAACGAAACCCATCCTTTTCGAAGGAGACAACTACACGGAAGAATGGCATGCGGAAGCCGAACAACGCGGTCTGCTGAACCTGCGTACGACCGTCGATGCGCTCGAAAAAATGCTCGACGAGAAAAACGTGTCGCTTTTCGAGAAGACCAATGTCCTTTCGAAGACGGAACTCGAAAGCCGGTACGAAACGTGGCTCGAGCAGTACATCATCACGGTCAATATCGAAGCGGAAACCACGCAGGCCATAGCCGAAACGATGGTGCTCCCCGCAGCAGCGAAGTACTTCGGTGAGTTAACGAACACCGTTGTGCAAGCCAACCAGATCGGCGCTCCTTCCGGAGGCACGCAGGCTACGGCTGCCGCCACAGGCGCTCTCATCGACGAGCTGCGTGGAGCGGTCGACCAGTTGAAGGCTGCGAATATGACCCATATCGACGATGGGCATGCGCACGCCGTACACATGCGCGATCAGGTCATTCCGGCGATGAACGCCGTACGTCTTGCGTGCGACAAACTCGAGCGGGTCGTGCCGAACGAACTGTGGCCGATACCGACCTACCGGGAAATACTGTTCATCAGGTAGTCAGCAGTGTGTAAAAGGCCGGATCCTTGCGCCATCGCAGGGATCCGGCCCGGACACTACGGCACGCGCGCGCGGGCATCGACAGGCAGGGAATCGATCACTTCCTCCCCATCGACAAGCCACGCGGTTTCGTGCAGATGCATGCATACGCAGGCATGATTCGGCACGAGCCGGATACGGTCTCCCACTTCAAGGGTAGAGCCGCCCGATACATCGATCCAGGCATGTTCTTCGGAAAGCGCGGCGATACGGGCGTGCGGCAGGCGCTCCATGCGAAGCCCGTCGTACAGCAACTGCCCATAACCGTCCGTGCCTGCCCCCTGGTCGGAGGTGACGGTTTTCGAACCTGCATCGGCAAACAGCCGCTCCCTCCCCGATGCCGTGCGATGGCGGCTGACCACAGTCGTCAGTACGGTGAGCGCACAATCGGTTAACGCCACGGAGCCCAGAGCCACCTGCATGGCGTCGTGGAGGACATAGTTTCCGGGACGTATTTCGGTAATGCGGAAGCCCCCCTCCTCCCTGTTCTCGAACACGTGCATCGTGGGCGTCGAGCCGATGCTGATTTCGAAGGCGCCCGGTTCGGCAAGCCCTGCCTCCCTGAGCCGCCCGGCAAATCGGAGCATGGCGTCCCGTTCGTGCCGGGAAACAATCCGGATAGCTTCTTCCTTCGAAACCCCCTCCGGCGGCCCCTTGTAGACCTGTCCGGCGTGCGTAAGGATACCGGCAAGACGTATTCCGGGAGATTCAGCCACCGTGCGGGCAAGCGCTGCGGAACGTGCATCCTCCGGATCGACGCCGCAACGATTCTGACCCACGTTTACCTCGATCAATACCTCGGCGGAGACGCCGCGCGACGCAAAAAAATCAGAGGCGGCTCGAACGCCGGGGAGGGTATCGACACAGAAAGAAAGACGTGTATCGGCGTACAGATCGGCTACGCGTTCCAGCCGGTCCCGCCCGATCACAGGATACGCGATGCGTATATCGTCGAAACCGGCACGCACGAAGTGCTCGGCTTCCCCTACGGTCGCCACCGTAATGCCGCGCGCACCCGCCTGCTGTTGCATGCGGGCCAGCACCGTGGACTTGTGTGTTTTGATGTGGGGGCGCAAGCGCACTCCCTGCGCGTCGGCACGGGCCTGCATCGCTGAAATATTCGCCGCAAGGCGAGACCGCTCAATCAGCAGACAGGGGGTCGGGAGGTCGCTCAGCGTGGCCATGGATCATGCCGAAGCCGTTCTGCCGATACGCCCCATCGCCATGCGTAGCCGGTTGCGGGCCCGCTCGAGGGCTCGCCCGGCACGAAGCCGGTCAATATCTTCCCCAGTCGATTGCAACCGGCTCAACGCTCGTTCTTCGGCTGCTTTCGCCCGTTGCGTATCTATTTTGGAAACCGGCTCAGCCGTGTCCGCGAGTACCGTAACCCGGTTGTCGATCACCTCGAGAAAGCCCCCGCTCGAAGCAAAAAAGACCTGCTCTCCGTCGGAAGCCGTAACGCGTATCGCGCCAATGTCGAACGCGGCGATCATGGGAGCATGATTGAAGAGCACCTCGAACGAACCAAACCGGCCAGGCGCCTGGACCCCCCGCGCCTCTCCCTGAAAGACGCGCCGGTCCGGGGCAACGATTTCAACCTGAAGATGGGCCATAGGGACGGGGTATTATACAATCAGACCTTATACGATCAGACGCATGCGACCGGACCTTGTACGAAGCGCCGAAAAACCCGGTTGCTTGCGAGCACGCGTCCATGCCTATGCGGTCTCCTCCGCGAGCATCTTCTCGCCGGCTTCCGCAACCTCTTCGATGGAACCCTTCAGATTGAAGGCGCTTTCGGGGTATTGGTCCATCTCTCCTTCCAGAATGGCCCGGAACCCGCGAATCGAATCCTCCACCTTGACGTACTTGCCTTCAATGCCGGTGAATTGCTGGGCCACAAAAAACGGCTGGCTCATGAATCGCTGGGCGCGGCGGGCCCGCTGCACCACAAGCTTGTCTTCGTCGGACAACTCGTCCATGCCGAGAATGGCAATGATGTCCTGCAATTCCTTGTACCGTTGAAGGAGTTCCTTCACCTCCTGAGCCGTCCGGTAATGTTCCTCGCCGACGATGCGCGCATCCAGAATGCGGCTTGTCGAATCCAGCGGGTCGATAGCCGGATAAATCCCTAACGAGGCAATCTGGCGGGAAAGCACCGTCGTAGCGTCGAGGTGCGCAAAAGTGGTGGCCGGCGCGGGATCCGTAAGGTCGTCCGCCGGAACGTAAATAGCCTGGAAAGAGGTAATGGCGCCGTCCCGGGTCGAGGTGATGCGCTCCTGCAGCTCGCCCATCTCGGTGGCAAGCGTCGGCTGGTACCCTACTGCGCTCGGCATCCGACCAAGCAACGCCGAAACCTCCGAACCGGCTTGCGTGAAGCGGAAAATGTTGTCCACGAAGAGAAGTACGTCCCGGCCGCCCAGATCGCGAAAATATTCCGCGACGGTCAGGCCGGCCAGGGCTACGCGAGCACGGGCGCCGGGCGGTTCATTCATCTGCCCGAAAACAAGCGTAATGTTGGACTGCCGGAGCGCTTCGTCATCCACCTGGCTCAAATCCCAGCCCCCTTCTTCCATCGTCTGGCGAAATTCCTCGCCGTAACTCATGACGCCGGATTCAAGCATCTCGCGCAACAGATCGTTTCCCTCGCGGGTGCGTTCCCCGACCCCGGCAAAGACGGAAAGGCCCTCATGCGCCTTGGCGATATTGTTGATGAGTTCCTGGATGAGCACCGTCTTGCCCACACCGGCGCCGCCGAACAAGCCCACCTTGCCGCCCCGCGCCACCGGCTGAATAAGATCGATCACCTTGATGCCCGTTTCCAGCATCTCGATGCTGGTCTGAAGCTCCTCGAAGGCAGGCGCCTCCCGATGAATCGGGCGCCACTCGCTCACCTCAGGTTGGGGGAAGCCATCGATGGCGCGCCCCACGACATTCAGCAGCCGTCCACGAATCTCTTCGCCGACAGGCATGGCGATCGCACGGCCCGTATTCACGACCTCCGTCCCACGCGTAAGCCCGTCCGTGGAATCCATGGCGATCGTACGAACGCGATTTTCCCCGAGGTGCTGCTGCACTTCCAGGACCAGATCGTCTCCCTGATCCCGTCCGATCGTCAACGCAGAAAGAATCTCGGGGACATCGCCGGATGGAAATTCCGCGTCCACGACAGGTCCGATTATCTGAACGATCTTACCGTTCGCCATAGTGCTTGTCCGCATTAGAAATAGTATCAGCGCAAAAAACCCAAACGTATTTTACTCCTTGCGGGGATTATAGATCGCAAAGAATATGCGAAACCGAACGGGAAAGAGCGCAACAGCGCCGGGGCCTGCCGTACTGCTTCGTCATTCCTCGCCAGCGCACCCCTCGCAGCTTCTGAGCTTTGCGGACATAGGGCGTCATGAAAAAAAGGGGAGGGATTAGCTAATCCCTCCCCTTTTGGTGATGCGATGTACTTCGCCGTGGCTTACTCCCAGTCGAAGTTATACCGGATGCGAGCGTAGTAGAAGGCTCCGTTGAAGCCGAACGGGGTGAACTGGCCGTAGGTATTACCCACGCCGGCTGCGGCGCCGGGATATTCCTCCGGGAAGGTATTCAGCACGTTCTGGGCTCCGAGCGTAAACGCCAGGTAGTCCGTGAAGGAATGGGTGGCCTCGACATCGAAAAGCGTACGAGCCGGATAGTCGATCGTATTGCCGGGATCGGACTCGTAATAGGGCTGCTCGCCGTCGTAATAGCCGCCCCAGTAACTGGCGCGCACCAGGACGCTCGTTTTCTCGTTCGCGAAAGCGTGATTCACCGTCACATTCCCGCGTATGTTGGGAAGCCCTTCCTGCAGAATCCGGATCCGGGTATCGCTCAGGGTGCTGGAGTTGAAATCGGTCACCTTGGTAGAAGTCCAGTTCCAGGCGGCGCTAAACGTGGTGGTGGCGCCCGCCTGACCCTCCATCCGGTAGGAACCCACGACATCAAGGCCGCGCGTGCGCGTCTCGAAGTCGTTGATGAAGAAACGGAACCTCGCGAGCACGCCGCCGGGCCGGATGATGCCCTCTTGCAGCAGACGCTGCACATCGGCCGGACTGAGTGTGAAGTTCTGGCTCGTCGTGAGACGATCCGTCAGAGTGATCTGGAAAAAGTCCGCCGAGAGAATAAAGGGACCTTTTTCGAATACCGTGCCGAGCGCCTTGTTAACGGATTTCTCGGGCCCCAGCGGCCTGCCGCCATACTGCTCGGCCAACAACGAGGTCGAGGGAATCGTACCGTTGTTGGTAAGGTCCATGATCTCGGGATCGTAGATCGTCGAGATATTGAACGCGTTCTGCTGCCCCGGCGTGGGCGCGCGGAACCCCGTGCTTAAACTGGCGCGCAAGGCGAATGACTCGGTGAACCCTATACGCCCCGCGACTTTCCCGTTGATCGTCCTGCCGAAGTCCGAGAAATTCTCGATCCGTCCCGCGACGCTCAAGTTCCGGTCAAGCTCCAGATCCCGGTATTCGACATCCCCGTAGCCGGCGAAATTGCTGCGTGCCCAGTCGCCGACCGTAAGGGGGCCAAAGCCCGTGAAACCGTTCGATCCGGGCGTGAAGCCCTGGGTTGCGAGCGGGCCCTCGACCCAGGACGGCTCATCGCCCTGTTCGATCTCGAAGCGCTCCTGACGCCACTCGCCGCCGCCCGCGAGGTTGATCTTGTCGCTCAGGGGATAAGAGAGATCCAGGTTAAAGTTTATCTCCTGCTGGTCGTATATCCCGGGATGGAAGTACGGCGTACACTCCTGGTCGGGAACGTGCGGAGAAGCGCCCTCGTTGCTGCAGGGCTGATTGGGCCCCAGCGAAGAGTTGACCGTATTGTACATGTAGAAGTCCATGTTGGACTTGCCCCAGCTTGCGCTCGCGTCCCAGTTCATATTACCCCGGGTTCCCCGCACACCCGCCACAGCGGAGGCGTCGAGGACGTTGGCGCCGAACTGCGGGGTGAAGCCCCCCGGCAGTATCTTCTGGAAGGTGAAGCAGTTGGGATTGTTGAGCACCTCGTTCCAGGCCGCCTGATCCGACACGACGCCGTTTTCGACCCGGACTTCGGGGCAGCCGGCCGATCCGTCGAGTACGCCGTCTTGCGCATCCAGCAAGTCGCCGACCAGGAGGATGTCTTCGTCATCGGCGTTCGTGGTCCCGTACACGCCGCTGCGGGTGTTCGGATTACGGAAATAGAACCCGCCTTCGACCTGCTTGGTCACGTAGTTCCCGTGGCCGTAGGTCTCCATCTGGTCGTTGATGGGATGTCCTGCGTTGACCCACAACTTGATCTCGTTGGACACTTCGGGCGAGCCCCAGATCTGCGCGGGTTCGCGCACACGGGTATTGCCAGACGCAATGAGCCGGTTTGCGTCGTTGCGCTGAACGCTGCGGTCGGTTGGAAGCGTGTTGCCGAACTCGCCGGTCAGGTTGACAAATCCCTCCTCGCCGAGCGGAAGCCCGACGTTGGCCGATATGCTGTACATGTCTCCGTCTCCCGGCAGTACCCCGCGGTCGACCCGGTTGCTCGTATCACCCAAAAGGTTTCCGCCCGTCTTGACCTCGACGGAACCGCCGGACCGATCGTCCTTAAGCACAAAATTCATCACCCCTGCAATGGCGTCCGAACCGTACTGGGCGGCCGCACCGTCGCGCAGCACCTCGGCCTGTTCCAGGGCCAGGCCGGGAATGAGCGCGATGTCCGGGCCCTGGGAGCCGTCGGCGAGGCCGTTGCCGTACCAGGTAATCACCGCGGTGCGATGGCGGCGTTTACCATTGATCAGGACCAGGGTATGATCAGGAGCGAGGCTGCGCAGGTTCGCCGGGCGCGCAAACGTCGCCGCGTCACTGATCGGCTGAATGTTGACGTTGAACGACGGCACCACGTTGCGCAGCAGGTTGGCGAAATCCGTATCTCCCTGATCGGTGATATCGCTGCTGCGAATGATGTCGATAGGCACCATCGATTCGGTCACCGTACGAGGTTGCGCACGACTACCGACTACAGCCACTGCCTCGAGGAGAATCACGGCCTCATTCATAG of the Bacteroidetes bacterium SB0662_bin_6 genome contains:
- a CDS encoding tannase/feruloyl esterase family alpha/beta hydrolase; the protein is MSAFPKSVSPIYSLRRGYFRFLSSALLVAAFLFGGRSATAQETCSDLATLRLPDVRIVEAAVIEPGGQGNETGDAPHCRVEGVIGREIRFELLLPETWNGRFAMGGGGGFVGSIQNAARWSVHSGYATVGTDTGHEGGGTDASWALHHPERQINFGHLAVHRTAETAKAIIRAHYGSDIDYSYFLGCSRGGGQALMEAQRYPGDFDGISSGAPAFDWTGIMAENFQNMQKLYPDPTRTGTPPLSPDHLYFLEKAVLDECDALDGVRDRVMEDPRMCPFDIASLPTCTGDADEGASLCFTGEQLEALRTVYAPPVNEEGPLYVGFPFGGEGTPAGWINWITGKFEGLYRDSGETAPSLQWAFAMNYAKYLVFADPDWDYAGYDFSSWEQDASYASAFMDATDPDLSDFAGKGHKLVLWHGWSDAALSALASIRYFEEAERLDPDVRDYFRLFMMPGVLHCGGGPGPAEVNWLTVLTDWVEEGKAPERIVALKRNFDREVVRSRPLCPWPQRAVYDGEGDTDDADSFACAAP
- a CDS encoding sugar phosphate isomerase/epimerase; the encoded protein is MHRRDFVRRAAAAGGLLGMGAAAPAKALAPMMELGRGPGNRIGVSTYSFWRFAGEREDYPIASCIEQAADMGFDGVEILHVQMGSEENAHLQMLKRKAIELGLDLMGFSTHQGFVSPDAARRQENVDRTKHQIDVASALGIPTMRINTGRWGTSESFNALMANRGIEPPLEGYTDEEAFDWVIDAIGSCIDHAAEKGVVLGLENHWGLGRTPEGVLRIVQAIDSPWLQVTLDTGNFLEDPYDKLAMLAPYTVLVQAKTYYGGGTWYTLDLDYDRIAQIMRDAGFRGYVSLEFEGKEDPGVAIPKSLALLRNAFGA
- a CDS encoding Lrp/AsnC family transcriptional regulator, with amino-acid sequence MHRIDDIDVTILELLQDSGRMKRNAIAEIVGLSVPSVSDRMRKLEERGVITGYHAVVAPKRFHMDITSFIRVIVDGSTNYDNFVNEVLVFPEVQEVHSITGEGSHILKVRSRNTTTLEQILSKIQALPGVHSTSTSIVLSTFKETRKIKPFTTELTEQ
- a CDS encoding glutamine synthetase type III yields the protein MSKLIDDYNVKAATKFVPDIKTPILPIDIEKIFGENTFGLEAMKSRLPKKIYERLLATIENNEPVDSTVADTVATAMKEWAKERGGTHFTHWFQPLTGSTAEKHDSFITPNKGGGAIAEFSGSDLIQGEPDASSFPSGGVRATFEARGYTAWDPTSPAFLIENKNGAYLAIPTAFTSWTGEALDYKIPLLRSVAALDGAARRVLELFGVEGVQNVYSTVGSEQEYFLIDEEYYYRRPDLVTTGRTLIGAKPPKGHELDDHYFGAIEDRILSCMLETERELYRLGVPVKTRHNEVAPSQYEIAPIFENSNVGADHQHLIMLMLQKIARKYGLVCLLHEKPFDGLNGSGKHNNWSISTNTGLNLLDPGDDPSQNLRFLFFCAAVIRAVFKHQDVLRIAVATAGNDHRLGANEAPPAILSVFLGEALYGIFNQIAEGSATSNKEGGFLGLGSPVLPHLPRHSGDRNRTSPFAFTGNKFEFRAVGSNQTISFSNTVLNVIMADTLDELATSLEAKIGDGMAFEDAVASVLQESAQETKPILFEGDNYTEEWHAEAEQRGLLNLRTTVDALEKMLDEKNVSLFEKTNVLSKTELESRYETWLEQYIITVNIEAETTQAIAETMVLPAAAKYFGELTNTVVQANQIGAPSGGTQATAAATGALIDELRGAVDQLKAANMTHIDDGHAHAVHMRDQVIPAMNAVRLACDKLERVVPNELWPIPTYREILFIR
- a CDS encoding F0F1 ATP synthase subunit epsilon yields the protein MAHLQVEIVAPDRRVFQGEARGVQAPGRFGSFEVLFNHAPMIAAFDIGAIRVTASDGEQVFFASSGGFLEVIDNRVTVLADTAEPVSKIDTQRAKAAEERALSRLQSTGEDIDRLRAGRALERARNRLRMAMGRIGRTASA
- a CDS encoding F0F1 ATP synthase subunit beta; the protein is MANGKIVQIIGPVVDAEFPSGDVPEILSALTIGRDQGDDLVLEVQQHLGENRVRTIAMDSTDGLTRGTEVVNTGRAIAMPVGEEIRGRLLNVVGRAIDGFPQPEVSEWRPIHREAPAFEELQTSIEMLETGIKVIDLIQPVARGGKVGLFGGAGVGKTVLIQELINNIAKAHEGLSVFAGVGERTREGNDLLREMLESGVMSYGEEFRQTMEEGGWDLSQVDDEALRQSNITLVFGQMNEPPGARARVALAGLTVAEYFRDLGGRDVLLFVDNIFRFTQAGSEVSALLGRMPSAVGYQPTLATEMGELQERITSTRDGAITSFQAIYVPADDLTDPAPATTFAHLDATTVLSRQIASLGIYPAIDPLDSTSRILDARIVGEEHYRTAQEVKELLQRYKELQDIIAILGMDELSDEDKLVVQRARRAQRFMSQPFFVAQQFTGIEGKYVKVEDSIRGFRAILEGEMDQYPESAFNLKGSIEEVAEAGEKMLAEETA
- a CDS encoding TonB-dependent receptor — its product is MKTRIILAFASFALLALAPPSVLAQGSLEGTVSDENGMPLPDVQVAITALNIGDLTDADGNYTIEQVPAGTHMVDFRLIGYEPVSMQATVTDGETVRLDATMNEAVILLEAVAVVGSRAQPRTVTESMVPIDIIRSSDITDQGDTDFANLLRNVVPSFNVNIQPISDAATFARPANLRSLAPDHTLVLINGKRRHRTAVITWYGNGLADGSQGPDIALIPGLALEQAEVLRDGAAAQYGSDAIAGVMNFVLKDDRSGGSVEVKTGGNLLGDTSNRVDRGVLPGDGDMYSISANVGLPLGEEGFVNLTGEFGNTLPTDRSVQRNDANRLIASGNTRVREPAQIWGSPEVSNEIKLWVNAGHPINDQMETYGHGNYVTKQVEGGFYFRNPNTRSGVYGTTNADDEDILLVGDLLDAQDGVLDGSAGCPEVRVENGVVSDQAAWNEVLNNPNCFTFQKILPGGFTPQFGANVLDASAVAGVRGTRGNMNWDASASWGKSNMDFYMYNTVNSSLGPNQPCSNEGASPHVPDQECTPYFHPGIYDQQEINFNLDLSYPLSDKINLAGGGEWRQERFEIEQGDEPSWVEGPLATQGFTPGSNGFTGFGPLTVGDWARSNFAGYGDVEYRDLELDRNLSVAGRIENFSDFGRTINGKVAGRIGFTESFALRASLSTGFRAPTPGQQNAFNISTIYDPEIMDLTNNGTIPSTSLLAEQYGGRPLGPEKSVNKALGTVFEKGPFILSADFFQITLTDRLTTSQNFTLSPADVQRLLQEGIIRPGGVLARFRFFINDFETRTRGLDVVGSYRMEGQAGATTTFSAAWNWTSTKVTDFNSSTLSDTRIRILQEGLPNIRGNVTVNHAFANEKTSVLVRASYWGGYYDGEQPYYESDPGNTIDYPARTLFDVEATHSFTDYLAFTLGAQNVLNTFPEEYPGAAAGVGNTYGQFTPFGFNGAFYYARIRYNFDWE